From Cystobacter fuscus DSM 2262, one genomic window encodes:
- a CDS encoding NAD-dependent epimerase/dehydratase family protein — translation MRRKQILITGGAGFIGSHLADELLAHGYHVRALDALFPQVHGERRERPSYLNPDVELVIGDVRDRDVVRSALEDVDVVYHFAAAVGVGQSMYEVAHYTSVNNLGTAVLMEALIARPVERLVVASSMSIYGEGLFRTPDGRLVPGTERTLDQLQSGDWELRGASGELLSPLPTPETKAPGLSSVYALSKYDQERLCLITGRAYDIPTVALRFFNVYGPRQALSNPYTGVLAIFAARMLNGNAPLIFEDGMQQRDFVNVHDVARACRLAMESGEAPGNVINIGSGRCVTVREVAWALGEVMGLPHLRPAVTGQYRMGDIRHCFADITRARQVLGYEPQVEFQTGLAELARWLEGQVATDRVAEAKAELEARGLTV, via the coding sequence ATGAGGCGCAAGCAAATACTCATCACGGGGGGCGCGGGTTTCATTGGATCTCATCTGGCGGATGAGCTCCTGGCGCACGGCTATCACGTCCGGGCGTTGGATGCGCTGTTCCCCCAGGTCCACGGAGAGAGACGGGAGCGTCCGTCCTATCTGAACCCAGACGTGGAACTGGTCATCGGAGACGTGCGGGACCGCGATGTGGTGCGGAGCGCGCTCGAGGACGTGGACGTGGTCTATCACTTCGCCGCGGCCGTGGGCGTGGGCCAGAGCATGTACGAGGTGGCGCACTACACCTCGGTGAACAATCTGGGCACCGCGGTGTTGATGGAAGCACTCATCGCTCGTCCCGTGGAACGGCTGGTGGTCGCCTCCAGCATGAGTATCTATGGCGAAGGGCTCTTCCGCACGCCGGATGGGCGTCTCGTGCCCGGCACGGAGCGAACCTTGGATCAACTCCAGTCGGGCGATTGGGAGTTGCGTGGTGCCAGTGGGGAGCTGCTCTCCCCGCTGCCCACGCCCGAGACGAAGGCCCCGGGGCTCTCGTCCGTGTATGCCCTGTCCAAGTATGACCAGGAGCGGCTGTGCCTCATCACCGGCCGCGCCTACGACATCCCCACGGTGGCGCTGCGCTTCTTCAACGTGTACGGCCCGCGCCAGGCGCTGTCCAATCCCTACACCGGGGTGCTCGCCATCTTCGCGGCGCGGATGCTCAATGGAAACGCACCGCTCATCTTCGAGGATGGGATGCAGCAGCGCGACTTCGTGAACGTGCACGACGTGGCGCGCGCCTGCCGTCTGGCCATGGAGTCCGGGGAGGCTCCCGGCAACGTCATCAACATCGGCAGCGGGCGCTGCGTCACCGTGCGCGAGGTGGCCTGGGCGCTCGGCGAGGTGATGGGCCTGCCGCACCTGCGGCCCGCGGTGACGGGCCAGTACCGCATGGGCGACATCCGCCACTGCTTCGCCGACATCACCCGGGCCCGCCAGGTGCTGGGCTACGAGCCCCAGGTGGAATTCCAGACGGGTCTGGCCGAGCTGGCGCGATGGCTCGAGGGGCAGGTGGCCACGGATCGCGTGGCCGAGGCGAAGGCGGAACTCGAGGCGCGGGGATTGACCGTATGA
- a CDS encoding NAD-dependent epimerase/dehydratase family protein, translating to MSKARVGQQSGHGGKVVIFGGAGFIGSNVADQYLGEGRQVHIFDNVSRAGVERNLRWLTDRHGALLDVTVGDIRDEQAVRRAVQGAAEVFHFAAQVAVTTSLEDPVHDFEVNARGTLNVLEALRSMREPASLLFTSTNKVYGGLPGMEFVQEGRRYVPRDEDLRARGLSERCPLDFESPYGCSKGTADQYVLDYGRSFGLRTVVFRMSCIYGPRQFGTEDQGWVAHFLLRALAGQPITLYGDGMQVRDILFVEDLVRAMRLAQTNIERLRGRAFNIGGGPERTVSLLELLELISQHTGRPPEIRFEDWRTGDQRYYVSDTRGFQAATGWAPRVGVEQGVARLLQWLEGLATTSAAVAVHAG from the coding sequence ATGAGCAAGGCGCGGGTGGGACAACAGAGTGGTCATGGCGGGAAGGTGGTCATCTTCGGAGGCGCCGGGTTCATTGGCTCCAACGTGGCGGACCAGTACCTGGGAGAGGGCCGTCAGGTGCACATCTTCGACAACGTCTCGCGTGCCGGCGTGGAGCGCAACCTGCGCTGGCTCACGGATCGCCATGGTGCGCTGCTCGACGTGACGGTGGGCGACATCCGCGACGAGCAGGCGGTGCGGCGGGCGGTGCAGGGCGCGGCGGAGGTGTTCCACTTCGCGGCGCAGGTGGCGGTGACCACCAGCCTCGAGGACCCGGTGCACGACTTCGAGGTGAACGCGCGCGGGACGCTCAACGTCCTGGAGGCCCTGCGGAGCATGCGGGAGCCGGCCTCGCTGCTCTTCACCTCGACGAACAAGGTCTACGGCGGGCTGCCGGGGATGGAGTTCGTCCAGGAAGGTCGCCGCTACGTGCCCCGGGACGAGGACCTCCGCGCGCGGGGCCTGAGCGAGCGCTGTCCGCTCGACTTCGAGAGCCCCTATGGCTGCTCCAAGGGCACGGCGGACCAGTACGTGCTCGACTACGGGCGCTCCTTCGGCCTGCGGACCGTGGTGTTTCGGATGAGCTGCATCTACGGCCCGCGGCAGTTCGGCACCGAGGACCAGGGCTGGGTGGCGCACTTCCTCCTCCGGGCGCTGGCGGGCCAGCCCATCACCCTCTACGGGGACGGCATGCAGGTGCGCGACATCCTCTTCGTGGAGGACCTGGTGCGCGCCATGCGTCTGGCGCAGACGAACATCGAGCGGCTCCGGGGACGGGCCTTCAACATCGGCGGTGGCCCGGAGCGCACCGTGAGCCTGCTGGAGTTGCTCGAGCTGATCTCCCAGCACACCGGACGGCCTCCGGAGATCCGCTTCGAGGACTGGCGCACCGGGGATCAGCGCTACTACGTCTCCGACACCCGCGGGTTCCAGGCCGCCACGGGCTGGGCACCGCGGGTGGGAGTCGAGCAAGGGGTGGCCCGGCTCCTCCAGTGGTTGGAAGGGCTGGCGACGACGAGCGCCGCGGTCGCGGTCCACGCGGGATGA
- a CDS encoding glycosyltransferase family 4 protein → MPSVRRVLMTADTVGGVWAYALELCRALGHEGIQVDLATLGAPVSAAQWREARQLPNLTLHESHYRLEWMDEPWEDVRASGQWLLELEAALAPDIVHLNGFCHGSLPWRTPALVVAHSCVLSWWEAVKGEPVPEQYARYGREVSRGLRAAACVVAPSAAMLAATERLHGSLRFTRVIPNARRAEAYPPGPKEEFVLAAGRLWDEAKNLAALDAVAPGLPFPVRVAGGAQHPGGGGRARAPHVQSLGALPPGELAGWMARAAIYALPARYEPFGLSILEAALAGCALVLGDIPSLREVWGEAARFVHPDDEEGLARALRELMAHPAERERLAGEARARALTFTPRRMVEAYLELYAALRARPSAAWVGPTSHVS, encoded by the coding sequence ATGCCGTCGGTCCGACGGGTGTTGATGACCGCCGACACGGTGGGCGGCGTGTGGGCGTATGCCCTGGAGTTGTGCCGCGCGCTCGGGCACGAGGGCATCCAGGTGGACCTGGCGACGCTGGGGGCACCGGTGTCCGCCGCGCAGTGGCGCGAGGCGCGGCAACTGCCGAACCTCACCCTCCATGAGAGTCATTACCGCCTGGAGTGGATGGACGAGCCCTGGGAGGACGTGCGCGCCTCCGGGCAGTGGCTGCTCGAGCTGGAGGCGGCGCTGGCTCCCGACATCGTCCACCTCAATGGCTTCTGTCATGGCTCGCTTCCCTGGCGGACGCCGGCGCTGGTGGTGGCGCACTCGTGCGTCCTCTCCTGGTGGGAGGCGGTGAAGGGGGAGCCCGTCCCCGAGCAATACGCGCGTTACGGGCGCGAGGTGTCGCGGGGGCTGCGCGCGGCGGCGTGCGTGGTGGCTCCCAGCGCCGCCATGCTCGCCGCCACCGAGCGGCTCCATGGCTCCTTGCGCTTCACGCGTGTCATTCCCAACGCGCGGCGGGCGGAGGCCTACCCCCCCGGCCCGAAGGAAGAGTTCGTGCTCGCGGCGGGACGGCTGTGGGACGAGGCCAAGAACCTGGCGGCGTTGGACGCGGTCGCGCCGGGGCTGCCCTTTCCCGTGCGCGTGGCGGGCGGGGCTCAGCACCCGGGAGGCGGCGGCAGGGCCCGGGCTCCGCATGTGCAATCGCTCGGCGCACTGCCGCCCGGGGAACTCGCCGGGTGGATGGCGAGGGCGGCCATCTACGCGCTGCCCGCGCGCTATGAGCCCTTCGGGCTGTCCATCCTGGAGGCCGCGCTCGCCGGGTGTGCACTGGTGCTCGGCGACATCCCCAGCCTGCGCGAGGTGTGGGGCGAGGCCGCGCGCTTCGTCCACCCGGACGACGAGGAGGGGCTCGCGCGCGCTCTCCGGGAGTTGATGGCCCATCCCGCCGAGCGCGAGCGTCTGGCTGGCGAGGCCCGAGCCCGGGCGCTCACCTTCACGCCCCGCCGCATGGTGGAGGCGTATCTCGAACTCTACGCCGCGCTGCGCGCGCGGCCTTCCGCGGCGTGGGTCGGTCCCACGTCTCATGTCTCCTGA
- a CDS encoding CgeB family protein yields the protein MRIVLFCHSLLSDWNHGNAHFLRGVVTELTLRGHEVRVLEPEDAWSLRNLLAEPGGAAVLEEVRGVYPAVRPERYAPDALDLDRVLDGAHLVIVHEWSPPELVRRLGERRRAGGSFRLLFHDTHHRGVSAREEMARYELTHYDGVLAFGDVIRRIYLEQGQAARAWTWHEAADTRVFHPLPHTEVERDLVWVGNWGDDERTAELHEFLLEPVEALGLKARVHGVRYPDAAREALAASGIEYAGWLPNHRVPQAFAQARVTVHVPRRPYTQALPGIPTIRPFEALACGIPLVSAPWSDAEGLFTPGRDFLVAANGEEMRRHLRALLADEGLRRELAEHGRRTVLARHTCGHRVEELLRICQSLGMSASQCHPLARERLSP from the coding sequence ATGCGCATCGTTCTCTTCTGTCATTCCCTGTTGTCCGACTGGAACCATGGCAACGCGCACTTCCTTCGCGGCGTGGTGACGGAGCTCACCCTGCGCGGCCACGAGGTGCGGGTCCTCGAGCCCGAGGACGCCTGGAGCCTGCGCAACCTCCTCGCCGAGCCTGGCGGGGCGGCGGTACTGGAGGAGGTACGGGGCGTCTACCCGGCCGTGCGTCCCGAGCGCTACGCGCCCGACGCGCTGGACCTGGATCGCGTGCTCGACGGGGCCCACCTCGTCATCGTCCATGAGTGGAGCCCGCCGGAACTGGTGCGGCGTTTGGGCGAGCGGCGCCGGGCGGGCGGCTCCTTCCGCCTGCTCTTCCATGACACCCACCACCGCGGCGTGAGCGCCCGGGAGGAGATGGCGCGCTACGAGCTGACCCACTACGACGGCGTGCTCGCCTTCGGGGACGTCATCCGGCGCATCTACCTGGAGCAGGGCCAGGCCGCGCGGGCCTGGACGTGGCACGAGGCCGCGGACACGCGCGTGTTCCACCCGCTGCCGCACACGGAGGTGGAGAGGGATCTCGTCTGGGTGGGCAACTGGGGCGACGACGAGCGCACCGCGGAGCTGCACGAGTTCCTGCTGGAGCCGGTGGAGGCGCTCGGCCTGAAGGCGCGGGTGCATGGCGTGCGCTACCCGGACGCCGCGCGTGAGGCGCTCGCCGCCTCGGGCATCGAGTACGCGGGATGGTTGCCCAATCACCGTGTCCCCCAGGCCTTCGCCCAGGCACGCGTGACGGTCCACGTGCCGCGCCGGCCTTATACCCAGGCGTTGCCCGGCATTCCCACCATCCGCCCCTTCGAGGCGCTCGCCTGCGGCATTCCCCTGGTGTCGGCTCCCTGGTCCGACGCGGAGGGCCTGTTCACCCCGGGCCGGGACTTCCTCGTCGCCGCCAATGGAGAGGAGATGCGGCGCCACCTGCGCGCGCTGCTCGCCGACGAGGGGCTGCGCCGCGAACTGGCGGAGCACGGCCGGCGCACGGTGCTCGCGCGCCACACCTGTGGGCACCGCGTGGAGGAGCTTCTGCGCATCTGCCAGTCGTTGGGCATGAGCGCCTCTCAGTGTCATCCGCTGGCACGGGAAAGGCTCAGCCCATGA
- a CDS encoding CgeB family protein: protein MSKGSRIAFFGSSLVSAYWNGAATYYRGIIRALHERGHHVTFYEPDAYERQQHRDMADPHWARVVVYSARGTEALERCLEEARDADVVVKASGVGVFDALLEARVLELRRPGNQVVFWDVDAPATLERMEKDPGEPFRALVPRYDHILTYGGGEPVVSAYRALGARECVPIYNALDPRTHHPVAAEARLEGDLAFLGNRLPDREARVEAFFLKAAGLLPGSRFLLGGSGWGDRALPENVKYLGHVYTQDHNALNCSARAVLNINRDSMARFGFSPATRVFEAAGAGACIITDAFQGVELFLEPGKEILVAHSGEEVAEHVRALSGPEARRIGQAALQRVLSEHTYAHRASKVEEVLGLPSTGVHERVA, encoded by the coding sequence ATGAGCAAGGGTTCGCGGATCGCCTTCTTCGGCTCGAGCCTCGTCTCGGCCTACTGGAACGGAGCGGCCACCTATTACCGTGGCATCATCCGCGCGCTGCACGAGCGCGGGCACCACGTCACCTTCTACGAGCCGGATGCTTACGAGCGCCAGCAGCACCGCGACATGGCGGATCCGCACTGGGCGCGCGTGGTTGTCTATTCCGCGCGAGGCACCGAGGCGCTCGAGCGCTGCCTGGAGGAGGCCCGGGACGCGGACGTGGTGGTGAAGGCGAGCGGCGTGGGCGTGTTCGACGCCCTGCTCGAGGCGCGCGTGCTGGAGCTGCGGCGTCCGGGCAACCAGGTGGTGTTCTGGGACGTCGACGCGCCGGCCACGCTCGAGCGCATGGAGAAGGATCCGGGAGAGCCCTTCCGGGCGTTGGTGCCGCGCTACGATCACATCCTCACCTACGGGGGGGGCGAGCCGGTGGTGTCGGCCTACCGGGCGCTCGGGGCGCGCGAGTGCGTGCCCATCTACAACGCGTTGGATCCACGCACCCACCACCCGGTGGCGGCGGAGGCGCGCTTGGAGGGAGACCTGGCCTTCCTGGGCAACCGGCTGCCGGACCGCGAGGCGCGCGTGGAGGCCTTCTTCCTGAAGGCCGCGGGCCTCTTGCCCGGCTCGCGCTTCCTGTTGGGAGGCAGCGGCTGGGGAGACCGCGCCCTGCCGGAGAACGTGAAGTACCTGGGCCACGTCTACACGCAGGACCACAACGCGCTGAACTGCTCGGCGCGCGCGGTGCTCAACATCAACCGGGACAGCATGGCCCGCTTCGGCTTCTCGCCGGCCACGCGGGTGTTCGAGGCCGCGGGCGCGGGGGCCTGCATCATCACGGATGCCTTCCAGGGCGTGGAGCTGTTCCTGGAGCCCGGCAAGGAGATCCTCGTGGCGCACTCGGGTGAGGAGGTCGCCGAGCACGTGCGCGCGCTGAGCGGGCCCGAGGCGCGGCGCATCGGTCAGGCGGCGCTCCAGCGCGTGCTGTCCGAGCACACGTATGCCCATCGCGCCTCGAAGGTGGAGGAGGTGCTGGGCCTTCCCTCCACCGGTGTTCACGAGCGGGTGGCCTGA
- a CDS encoding CgeB family protein: MLIVILGLSITSSWGNGHATTYRGLVRELVRRGHDVLFLERDVPWYASHRDMPRPPHGRTELYADLADLKDRFTDAVRGADLVVVGSYVPQGVEVGAWVQRTARGVSAFYDIDTPVTLAKLARRDFEYLSPELIPGYALYLSFSGGPLLQRIERELGSPAARPLYCSCDPELYAPQAREPLWDLGYLGTYSDDRQPVLERLMLDAARALPSRRFVVAGPRYPAGITWPANVARVEHLAPPEHPAFYNSQRFTLNVTRADMVRAGYSPSVRLFEAAACAVPIISDAWEGLDTFFRPGEEILISRSGEETRRYLQEVPEAERQEMGRKARARVLAAHTAAHRAETLDDYTRSVNSGRKP; this comes from the coding sequence ATGCTGATTGTCATTCTCGGCCTGTCCATCACCTCGAGCTGGGGCAACGGACACGCCACGACCTACCGGGGGTTGGTGCGCGAGCTGGTGCGGCGCGGGCACGACGTGCTGTTCCTCGAGCGAGACGTGCCCTGGTACGCCTCCCATCGCGACATGCCCCGGCCGCCCCATGGGCGCACCGAGCTGTACGCGGACCTCGCGGACCTGAAGGACCGCTTCACGGACGCGGTGCGCGGGGCGGACCTGGTCGTGGTGGGCTCCTACGTTCCCCAGGGCGTGGAGGTGGGCGCCTGGGTGCAGCGCACGGCCCGGGGGGTCTCGGCCTTCTATGACATCGACACGCCGGTGACGCTGGCGAAGCTCGCGCGGAGGGACTTCGAATACCTCTCGCCCGAGCTGATTCCTGGCTATGCGCTCTATCTGTCCTTCTCGGGAGGGCCGCTGCTCCAGCGCATCGAGCGCGAGCTGGGTTCGCCCGCGGCCCGGCCGCTCTACTGTAGCTGCGATCCCGAGCTGTATGCGCCCCAGGCGCGCGAGCCGCTCTGGGACCTGGGCTATCTGGGCACGTACAGTGATGACCGGCAGCCGGTGCTGGAGCGCTTGATGCTCGACGCGGCGCGGGCGCTGCCCTCGCGCCGCTTCGTGGTCGCCGGACCGCGGTATCCCGCCGGCATCACGTGGCCCGCGAACGTGGCGCGAGTGGAGCACCTGGCTCCGCCCGAGCACCCCGCGTTCTACAACTCCCAGCGCTTCACGCTGAACGTCACCCGGGCGGACATGGTGCGTGCGGGCTACTCCCCGAGTGTGCGGCTGTTCGAGGCCGCCGCGTGCGCGGTGCCCATCATCAGTGATGCGTGGGAGGGGCTCGACACCTTCTTCCGGCCGGGCGAGGAGATCCTCATCTCGCGCTCCGGGGAGGAGACGCGGCGCTACCTCCAGGAGGTGCCGGAGGCGGAGCGTCAGGAGATGGGCCGGAAGGCGCGGGCCCGGGTGCTGGCCGCGCATACGGCGGCGCATCGCGCGGAGACGTTGGATGACTACACCCGGTCGGTGAATTCAGGACGCAAGCCTTAG
- a CDS encoding UDP-glucose dehydrogenase family protein, giving the protein MKIAVIGTGYVGLVAGTCFAESGHEVTCIDVNPRKIQALKRGEVPIYEPGLEELVRRNMAAGRLHFTEELAGSVGPAQVVFIAVGTPEGESGRADLQYVLAAAEQVGRALKQYTVIVDKSTVPVGTADKVHEVVARHTRCEFDVVSNPEFLKEGAALEDFLKPDRVVIGTRSERARKLMAELYAPFVRTENPILFMDPCSAELTKYAANAMLATRISFMNDMAALCEKVGADVEQVRKGMGADKRIGYSFLHPGIGYGGSCFPKDVKALTATARDMGLEFDLLRAVENTNARQKRCLLTKALKHFGDLSGRTFAVWGLAFKPKTDDMREAPSVELIEGLLGKGARVQCHDPVAVESARRYFGDRVLYAPTNYAAAEGADALFLVTEWNEFRHPDLKRLKATMKSPTIFDGRNVIDPQLAREEGFTYFGIGRPSS; this is encoded by the coding sequence ATGAAGATCGCGGTCATTGGTACGGGGTACGTGGGTCTGGTGGCGGGGACCTGCTTCGCGGAGTCGGGGCACGAAGTCACCTGCATCGACGTCAACCCGAGGAAGATCCAGGCGCTGAAGCGGGGCGAGGTGCCCATCTACGAGCCGGGCCTGGAGGAACTGGTTCGCCGCAACATGGCCGCGGGGCGGTTGCACTTCACCGAGGAACTGGCGGGCTCCGTGGGGCCCGCGCAGGTGGTGTTCATCGCCGTGGGGACGCCCGAGGGGGAGTCCGGGCGCGCGGATCTTCAATACGTGCTCGCCGCCGCCGAGCAGGTGGGCCGGGCGCTGAAGCAGTACACGGTCATCGTGGACAAGAGCACGGTGCCGGTGGGCACGGCGGACAAGGTGCACGAGGTCGTCGCCCGTCACACCCGGTGTGAGTTCGACGTGGTGTCCAACCCCGAGTTCCTCAAGGAAGGCGCGGCGCTGGAGGACTTCCTCAAGCCGGACCGGGTGGTGATTGGCACGCGCTCGGAGCGGGCGCGCAAGCTCATGGCCGAGCTGTACGCGCCCTTCGTGCGCACGGAGAACCCCATCCTCTTCATGGATCCGTGCTCGGCGGAGCTGACCAAGTACGCGGCCAACGCCATGCTCGCCACGCGCATCTCCTTCATGAACGACATGGCCGCGCTCTGCGAGAAGGTGGGCGCGGACGTGGAGCAGGTGCGCAAGGGAATGGGCGCGGACAAGCGCATCGGCTATTCCTTCCTGCACCCGGGCATTGGCTATGGCGGGAGTTGTTTTCCCAAGGACGTGAAGGCGCTGACGGCCACGGCGCGCGACATGGGGCTGGAGTTCGATCTGCTGCGCGCGGTGGAGAACACCAATGCGCGGCAGAAGCGGTGCCTGCTGACCAAGGCGTTGAAACACTTTGGCGACCTGTCCGGCCGCACCTTCGCGGTGTGGGGCCTGGCGTTCAAGCCGAAGACGGATGACATGAGGGAGGCGCCGTCGGTGGAACTCATCGAGGGCCTGCTCGGCAAGGGGGCGCGGGTGCAATGCCATGATCCGGTGGCGGTCGAGAGCGCACGCCGCTACTTCGGCGACCGGGTGCTGTACGCGCCCACCAACTACGCGGCGGCGGAAGGCGCCGATGCGCTCTTCCTGGTGACGGAGTGGAACGAGTTCCGCCACCCAGACCTGAAGCGGCTCAAGGCGACGATGAAGAGCCCCACGATCTTCGATGGCCGCAACGTCATCGATCCCCAGCTCGCGCGCGAGGAGGGCTTCACCTACTTCGGCATTGGCCGGCCCTCCTCCTGA
- a CDS encoding DUF4328 domain-containing protein yields the protein METLATIAMFLTGVGLVLFPLTTVVYLMWMQRAVRQMNAWGTHVGASPAWAVGCWFVPFVNLVKPLRIMRSIVEGLGGKELAASLHLGVLWSAFLLSRILTGIARRLSMPLLPPSLALRVYLIEIGSWVCTLVAAILCIRMIRAVQVRLESRRSWA from the coding sequence ATGGAAACGCTCGCTACCATTGCGATGTTTTTGACTGGCGTGGGTTTGGTTCTCTTTCCTCTAACGACTGTCGTCTACTTGATGTGGATGCAACGGGCCGTCCGGCAGATGAATGCGTGGGGCACCCATGTTGGAGCATCGCCAGCATGGGCAGTGGGTTGTTGGTTCGTACCATTCGTGAATCTCGTCAAGCCGCTCCGCATCATGCGGAGTATTGTTGAGGGACTGGGGGGCAAAGAGCTGGCTGCCTCACTGCATCTGGGCGTGCTGTGGAGTGCATTCCTTCTATCCCGAATTCTGACCGGGATCGCCCGGCGCCTGTCGATGCCCCTCTTGCCCCCGTCACTCGCGCTCAGGGTGTACCTGATCGAAATCGGCTCGTGGGTGTGCACCCTCGTCGCGGCAATCCTCTGCATCCGGATGATCCGTGCGGTACAGGTGCGGCTCGAATCTCGCCGGAGTTGGGCCTGA
- a CDS encoding adenylosuccinate synthetase, with protein sequence MKAPSGPRRASIVIDLGFGDAGKGLMTDYLVRRDRASLVVRYNGGAQAGHNVVTSEGRHHTFAQFGAGTFVPGVRTFLAHPFLLHPTALLLEGEALRAQGVGDVFSRLRISERARVITPFHQAANRLRELARGGSRHGSCGVGVGETVRDALAWPEDTVLAGDLRDVPRLRRKLQRVREREHEELRALGDSLPDSPQVRRERSIFAAEGIIDAWMERATRLETLGLVAADTLLARWMAEAPATVFEGAQGVLLDEWRGFHPYTTWSRCTADNAIGLITESGVDLDVQRVGVLRGHMVRHGAGPLPTETEELRPLLSEHNTLNDWQGHVRYGWFDAVLARYALDVLGGVDVLAITHLDLLRRLRTWKAATHYQDGPVTRLAVEPNPSLEGQAALTRWLLHVTPSLEEREPRENLVLEHLEQLLGRRVDLVSRGPRAEDVTPSPLSYRSKERVAVEV encoded by the coding sequence GTGAAGGCTCCGAGCGGCCCGCGGCGCGCCTCCATCGTCATCGACCTGGGGTTCGGCGACGCGGGCAAGGGGCTGATGACGGACTACCTCGTGCGGCGCGACCGGGCGTCGCTCGTGGTGCGCTACAACGGCGGCGCGCAGGCGGGCCACAACGTCGTCACCTCGGAGGGCCGGCACCACACCTTCGCGCAGTTCGGCGCGGGGACGTTCGTCCCCGGGGTGCGCACCTTCCTCGCCCACCCCTTCCTCCTCCACCCCACCGCGCTGCTGCTCGAGGGAGAGGCGCTGCGCGCCCAGGGCGTGGGAGACGTGTTCTCGCGCCTGCGGATCAGCGAACGCGCGCGGGTCATCACGCCCTTCCACCAGGCCGCCAACCGGCTGCGGGAGCTGGCCCGTGGCGGCTCCCGGCACGGCAGCTGCGGCGTTGGCGTGGGCGAGACCGTGCGGGACGCGCTCGCCTGGCCGGAGGACACCGTGCTCGCGGGAGACCTGCGCGACGTGCCCCGGCTGCGGCGAAAGCTCCAGCGTGTCCGGGAGCGCGAGCACGAGGAGCTGCGAGCCCTCGGAGACTCCCTTCCCGACAGTCCCCAGGTCCGGCGCGAGCGCTCCATCTTCGCGGCCGAGGGCATCATCGACGCGTGGATGGAGCGGGCAACGCGGCTGGAGACACTCGGACTCGTGGCCGCGGACACCCTGCTCGCGCGCTGGATGGCTGAGGCCCCCGCCACGGTGTTCGAGGGAGCGCAGGGCGTGCTACTCGACGAGTGGCGGGGTTTTCACCCGTACACCACCTGGTCCCGCTGCACCGCGGACAACGCGATCGGCCTCATCACCGAGAGTGGCGTGGACCTGGATGTCCAGCGGGTGGGGGTGCTGCGCGGCCACATGGTGCGGCACGGCGCGGGACCGCTGCCCACGGAGACGGAGGAATTGCGGCCGCTGCTCTCCGAGCACAACACGCTCAATGACTGGCAGGGCCATGTCCGCTATGGCTGGTTCGACGCGGTGCTCGCCCGGTACGCGCTCGATGTCCTGGGCGGAGTGGACGTGTTGGCGATCACCCACCTGGATCTGCTCCGTCGGCTGCGCACCTGGAAGGCCGCGACGCATTATCAGGACGGCCCCGTCACCCGGTTGGCCGTGGAACCGAATCCATCGCTCGAGGGGCAGGCCGCACTCACGCGATGGCTCCTCCACGTGACGCCCTCGCTCGAGGAGCGCGAGCCCCGGGAGAACCTCGTCCTGGAGCACCTCGAGCAGTTGCTTGGCCGGCGAGTGGACCTCGTCTCAAGGGGGCCTCGGGCGGAGGATGTCACCCCCTCGCCCCTCAGTTACCGATCCAAGGAGCGAGTGGCGGTGGAGGTGTAG